In the Apodemus sylvaticus chromosome 3, mApoSyl1.1, whole genome shotgun sequence genome, TACATTAGCAGGATGAGCACGAAGAAGGTCTTCTCCAGTGTTGGGTGATCTGACAAGCCCAGCAAGACAAATTCAGCTACCGTGGACTGATTGACTGCTTCCATATCTCATTCTCCTCCCCTCTTGAGAAAACAGGAGACAGCAAGCACTTGCTCATTAGGACCAGGATGTAGGCATGGTTCtagaatatataattaaaatgtaaattcaaGGATTAAACGGTACAATCCCCTATTAGGTGGCCTGAGAGGTCAGAATGCATTGGTTCAAGCACAGAAAGCCTTTGATAGCCAACCATGATGGGGGAGGGGCGTGATGCCTGAGGCATAGTCAGGCTGGTGGAGCCAGCATGCCTGAGGGAAGGGGTGTGTCTAGTCATGGATGCTGGACACATGAAAACCTCAAAGGAGAAGCCAGAAGGATGCTGCACAGCTCCAGAACAGAGGAAGAACTTGGACTAATCTGGCTGCCCTGCCTGTCCCAGATCGTTCCTGCCCCTTCctgggctgctgctgctcttggtaaTGTTAGCTATTGGTGTGATCTCTCTCACTCTTGTACCTCTAATTCTGTGCCCTCACAATAACATTATGATGATAACTTAGTGTCACAGAGAGAGAATACAGTGGCCAGGCAGAATAAAGTCTAGCGAGAATTTCTGTTTGTTGTACAGTACCTGTCCTTCATTTCTTGTGAATTTGATAGGTGCTGCTCCTGGCTGGCACTATCAGTAGAGTCTGTGAGCTGCTGGTCATGGTGGGACTGCTGGAGTTGGTGGCCTTTACAGAAGCATGGACTTGTCCCCTCTGCAATAGCTCGACAATAGGACTAGTCTGCTCCATACCTATGAAGGACAAGTGCCCCTTGTGCCTTCCTATGTACTCCCTGTGACTGTATTCTGTGCTTTGGAGCAGTTTTGTAAGTTGCAGCTCCTAACTCAGGCTCTTCTGTACCTGATTTGACCATTAAAGCCACTGTGGTGTCATCAAAACACATTCTCCAAAGTAAGGAAAACAATTCCAGGCTTACAGTGGTCTTGCTCCAGGAGGGAACCACATGTACAATGCATTGTAGCGACAGAAGAACTGCAGATCTGTCCATTAGAGAAAACCTTAAACCTTGACTTTTCGAGTTAAAGATTAGGAAAGCgaggtcagagagatggctcagtgggtagaggcttGTCGCCAAGCCTGAGgaaagttcaattcctgggacccataGGATGGAAAAACAGAATCAAGGCATTCAAGTTGTTCTCTCTTCTCTGACCTGCACATGAGCACTGTGACATGGTTTttgcacgcacacatatacacacacacatacacacacacagagagagagagacagagacagagacagagacagagtaggACGGAGGGAGGCActcagagagggagggatggagggaggaagggagggagggaggggagagagagagagagagagagagagagagagagagagagagagagagagagagagagagagagagagagagagagagagagatatgctttCAAACaccagggaaactgaagctctgAGAAAGCCGTAGGCTGGCCCAGgtggctctctccttccccagcctGCCCCTCATCATTGTATGTTCTTGCCCAGCGTTTGTGTCAGACCGTGTCTACTGAGGATGTAAAGGTTCAGTTGAGAAGCCTTGGCCCTTCTCACCCTCCCTAGGACTCTCATAGACTATAGATGTATCAAACCTTCCTCTAAGAAATCTGCCCTGTAGCGGGGCTTTGACTGTCTTTCACTGTTGCCCTGCTGCTAGGGAAGATGGGTGAGAGAAAGCAGACCCAGTTTGGAGCTCTCCCCGTGCAGTTGTCTGGGCAGCAGAACTATAGGCATCAGGAATTGCTGAAGAAAAAGAGATCTGTCTTCAGAGATGTTAGAGCTGTGTGTGGAGGtgtgagctgaggcaggggcgGCACTGTGTGTGGAGGTGTGAGCTGATGCAGGGGCAGCACTGTGAGTGGAGGtgtgagctgaggcaggggcagcactgtgtgtggaggtgtgagctgaggcaggggcagcaCTGTGAGTGGAGGtgtgagctgaggcaggggcagcaCTGTGCATGGAGTtgtgagctgaggcaggggcagcaCTGTGTATGGAGGTGTGAGCTGCAGCAGGGGCAGCACTGTGAGTGGAGGtgtgagctgaggcaggggcagcaCTGTGAAAGGAGGTGTGAGCTGAGGCAGGGACAGCACTGTGAGTGGAGGTGTGAGCTCAGGCAGGGGCAGAACTGTGCATGGAGGATGTATGCTGAGGCAGGGGCAGCACTGTGTGTGGAGGTGTGAGCTGAGGCAGGGCAGCACTGTGTGGGAGGtgtgagctgaggcaggggcagcactgtgtgtggaggtgtgagctgaggcaggggcagcaCTGTGTGTGGAGGTGTGAGCCAAGGTAGGGGTAGCACTGTGAGTGGAGGTGTGAGCTGAGACGGGAGCAGCACTGTGAGTGGAGGtgtgagctgaggcaggggcagcactgtgtgtggaggtgtgagctgaggcaggggcagcaCTGTGTGGGAGGtgtgagctgaggcaggggcagcactgtgtgtggaggtgtgagctgaggcaggggcagcaCTGTGTGGGAGGtgtgagctgaggcaggggcagcactgtgtgtggaggggtgaGCTGAGGCAGGGATGCTCTAAAGTAACTTCTCTTCCTTTGCTGTATGACTCTTCTAGAAAAACCATTGCCCTGTTGTTTTCATCACGTGATACATAGCTCACATCTTTCGTTCTCTCCTCAGCCTTGATGATTAGACAGTCAGCCTGCCCTTAAGCAGAGACTTTCCTTTATTCTTGTCCCTGTACATTGCCCCCTCAGCCCGCCTCACCCCTGCACCAGCTGGGACATCCTGGACATGTCTGCTCCTTTCCTCTATGAAGAACCTAGGAGATGTGGAAGTCAGAACCAAGGTCTAGCCTTGGGTTCCATATGTCCTCAGATCccatctctgccccttctctcacCTACCTGAAGAAGGTGTGGCCACAGAGAGAGCCCTGCCTGTGTCCACTGGGCAGACAAGTCCATGGTGGGGTGGGAGCTCACCCAGTAGAAGCCCTCCGGCTCAGGAGGATGCTGGGAGTTCTCAGGGCTTGGGGGGAAAAAGATGGCTTCAATGACTTATATTGGGCTTGCCTGACCCAGCCTTGTCTTTTGGTCTGGAATACACAGTGATTCTGTTTAACTGTCTTGGGAGCTAGTTGTCCTATCAGAgggcacagggagaaaggagTATAAGGTTggctgtggtgggggaggggctcttgCTCCCTGTGCTAGCTGCCCTTCCCCATGTCCAGTGAAACAGCAATGTGGAGACAGCTGGAGGTGCCCCTCGCCAGCGGCTGCTGGAGTTGTGCCTAGCCTGAGTCCTGGGctttctgccctctgcccttagCCTGGCTCTCCAGAGGGCCTATCAAGGATCCTGGAAAAGTTTAGCCTTCTAGTTGTCTGGGAGGCAGTCTTAATCCCAGAGGCAATTTAAAGTTTGCCGGAAGGCCTCCCAGGAATTTAGGGCCTGTGTTCCACAAATCCAATTAAAGAGTTGCAGACAGTCCTGTGTGAATCTGAACTCCTTCTGTAAAGGAATGTAAAAGAGTTTCTGCCCTCTGTCCCCTGTGTTTGCTTGTCTTCTTAGGAATGGGGGAATAACAACCTCCTAACTGCTTTGACCACCAGAGGGTGATGGTTCGCCATAGCTGAGGCAGCCAGGCTGTACCTCTGAAGCTCCCAGGCAGCAGCTGCTTAAGATGTGGCAGGCTAAGGGCTGAGGGCTGGGGCCActtagggaagtgggaaggggtggattgggaacagggcagggcagagggcttgtgggactttcggggaggggggatccaggaaagggaaaaacacttgaaatgtaaataaagaatgtatcgaattaaagggggaaaaaaaaagagctgagggCTGTTTTGTCCCAATGTCCTCTTGTTCCCTGTAGGCTCTGGGGTGGCTACTAAGGATTTGGGATGAAAAGGAAACCCTCCCCACAGCAAAGGGATaaggggggaggaagggtttTAATTTACAGACTACTATCAGCAGTCCTCGTCACATCTGGAGAACTGTGGAAGTGTTTTTAACaggtgccccaccccaccctgtttAACTAACTCTAGTCATCCCCTCTGCAGCATGGTGGCCACCACCCAGGCCAGGCTGCAGGCTGTATGGTGCCTCTGTTCCTCCTGGCTGTGAGCAGCACAAAGAGGCCCCCTCAAGCTGATTGATAATCCTGAAGCTATATCAGTTTGGTTCAAGCTTTGCAAATGGAGCTGGGGAGATTGTGTAGTCTGTAAAATACTTGCATTGCAAGCAACAGCACCTGAGTTTGTTCCTCAGAACCAACGTAGAAAGGTCTGGAACGGTTGCTCACACTTGAAATCTTGGTACTAAGGAGGTAGAAATCTATGGGGCTTGCTGCCCTACCAGCCGAGCCTGTTTGTCATACTCCATGTCACCAAGAGGGCGGGACTCAGATAAGGAGGACAGCATTGCTCAGGAGGGACACCAGAGTTTGTTTCCCAGCCTTGGTGTGCATGTGCACCAAACACATCAATGTAAGTAAGCTCTGaacaaaggacacacacacacacacacacacacacacacacacacacacacacgggcgcGCGCCCTGgaggatctcctggaggcatttccccaactgaagctcctttctctatgataactccagtctgtgtcaagttcaCAGACCAGTCACCAGCACAGCATAACTCTGAGAGTGTGTTAGTGGCACACACACCTCGGCAGTAACCATCATCTCTCTAATTGGACTGATGATCTGCTCGACAAGAAGGAAATCAAGCCTGGTACTGGAGATGCAGCAAACCACCCAGAGCTGGATAAGTCATGGATCTCAGTGAAAACCCACACCTTCCACTTTATGCTTTAAAGCAGCATGATCCATAgctaaattctaaatatttatctttgtgtCCATGGATAGGTGCAGCCCTCATTTCTCACCaagaaaggatttttttgtttgtttgttttgtttttttggagggggttggttttggctttggttttggttttcgcAACCATTGAAGAAAACCATAACTGATCAAAATGTAGTTGCAGAGCTGAAGAAATGGTTCAGAGCCCTTGTTGCTCTTgcacagggcctgggttcaattccctgcacctaCATGATTGCTCTAAACCATCCGTAACTCTAGTGCCAAcaaacatcctcttctgactcttgtagggcaccaggcatgcacatggtacaagAACATACATGAGGGCAGAACAGTCATACACGTAACATAAATGAATCAAAAGGAGACAAATTAATCAAAAATGCAGAGTTGAGGTGCCCAGCACTAGTTTGAGCATCTATGATATGACTCTTATGCCTGAGGCACAGCGATCATTGTGGGAGGCCAGAAGCATCATCAGAGCCAGGGGAACAAGGAGATTGACGTGAGATCCAATCTCGCAGGAGAACCAGCATCTGTGAAGCCTCACCAGCATGGCCGCCTGAGCACCAGCCGAGCAAGAGCAATGCAGACATGCTAAGGAGGAAGGGTGAAAGGTCGTGAGACCCCAGTTCCTTCCAGGGAACTACAGGCAACTAGGAAAtgctgacagagagagagagagagagagagagagagagagagagagagagagagagagagagagagaagaagaagaagaagaagaaggaggaggaggaggagggagggagggagggagggaggaggaggaggaggaggaggaggaggaggaggaggaggaggagaaaacttTCTAAAACTGACCTAGGTGACACATGTCCATAACACCCTGGGAGTGTTGGCAGAAGGATGAGGACTTTGAAGAATCTTTAACTAGgaaatgctgagagagagagagagagagagagagagagagagagagagagagagagagagagagagagaagaagaagaagaagaagaagaaggaggaggaggaggaggaggaggaggaggaggaggaggaggaggaggaggggaagaaggaggaggagggcaataatagaagaagaaaggaggaggaggaggaggaggaggaggaggaggaggaggaggaggaggaggaggaggaggagaagaaaacttTCTAAAACTGACCTAGGTGTCACATGTCCATAATAACACACTGGGAGTGTTGGCAGAAGGATGAGGACTTTGAAGAATCTTTAACCAGCCTTGGGTTACAATGAGACCTGTCTCTaaacgtatatgtgtgtgtgtgtgtgtgtgtatgtgtgtgtgtgtgtgtgcatatccttATTGTAGGCAATTCATTCTTGCAACTCTTCAGaggatttaaatataattttaataaaaattttaatatatattcttaCAACTGGATTTACTTGCTACattctctttgtatgtgtgtcttcTGATATTCTCAGAATTTAATGCATCCCCATCAGCATCTCAGAACCTCTTATCCATTTGTGTCTACTGTGATTGGCAGGGCCTAGACTCACTCCCCTTTTGCAGGTCATGGTGCACTTAGCAGCATCACAATTACATCATTAGAAACATCCCTGGTTCTGTTGTGCTGTCTGCCAAGCACTTGCTTACGGTAGCTGGTCTATGTATACAGCACTTGCAGTAGCTTATGTGTGGTAGTTCCAATGAGAGGGGCCTCCATAGGCTCACACGATTGGTCCCCGgtgagtggcactgtttgggaaggattaggaggtatgtccttgttggaggaggtgtcacTGATATCCGAGTtttgagctttgaggtttcagaaagcCTGCCCAGCCTCGTTCTGccttgcctgctgcctgctgtcaggatgtgagctctcagctactgctccagcaccatgtctgcctgctgtcGTGCTCGCTGCCGTGATAGCagggactgaccctctgaaactgtaagcaagcctccaattaaatgcttccttttataagttgcctggGTTGTGGTGTTTCATCGCCCAGCAACTGCGACACTGGGTAATGGTGCATGTGGAGGAATGAGCCGAGAGGGTTCGAGCCATCTGCTCACACTCCTCAGTGAGAAGCTGCTCTCCAGTGTCTGCTGTGCTGAATCTCGGAACCCACGGTGGTTACCTGCTTTTACCTTCTTGGACGTTCACAGCCGACTCCTATCAAAAGGTGCTGGGAATCTCTGGTAAAGAACCTTGTGGAAACAGAAAAGCACTCTGACATACTCAATCACAACTCATTctgctctcctccttccctccctccttctccctcccttcttgtctccctccttcttcctccctccctttctccctctttctttttctcctctcttcctctttccttctctccctctatcctcctccccaccccattccttttcctttgtctccctgctcccttcctcttcctcactttcCATCAGTCTTTTTCAGAACATATGTATTTACTGGAATACAGACCAAGTCAAATCTGAATTCTATATcccctgtcttagtcaaggtttctattcctgcacaaacatcatgaccaagaagcaagttgaggaggaaagggtttattgagcttacacttccacattgcagttcatcactaaaggaagtcaggactggaactcaagcagatcaggaagcaggagctgatgcagaatccatggagggatgttccttactggcttgcttccccctggcttgctcagcctgctctcttatagaacccaagagcaccagcccaaaggtggcaccacccacaagggcccctccccacttaatcactaattgagaaaatgcctcacagttggatctcatggaggcacttccccaactgaagctcctttctctgtgataaccccagtctgtgtcaagttgacacacaaaaccagccagtacaaccccTTTTCACttttcttgcatgtatgtgtgtgtggcgtgCACGcaagtgtatgcatgtgcatatgtgtatgcatgtgggtgaGTCCAGAGTTGACACCAGGAGTTTTTTTCCACTGCCCCATCTTCCTCCTGAATCAGGATCTCTCAATCAAACCTAGATCACACCGATTTGCTAGTCAGCTTGTGCCAGGGACCCTCTGACCCTGACTCCGAGACCACCAGAGCCACCTGACATCCTAGGTGCTGGGAGATCCAAATCACAGGCATTGGTTTTGTCAAAATTTCCTTCCTCTCCTATGTGTGCTGAGGAAACTAACAGCTAAATGACTTCCTGCAAGGATTTTAATATAGGCCCAGAGACTTGCTATGAATGCATAGGAAGAGAACAATGCTATGACTGCCTGTGTATGAAGCTACTATATGTAGCTTCACACTGAGACCCTGTTccctgaaaggaaggaaggaaggaaggaaggaaggaaggaaggaaggaaggaaggaaggaaggaaggaaggaaggaaggaagggacagagggagagagggggaaagggactACTCATCAACTATGGCCAACAGTTTGTAGAGAACCTGAAGAGCCAGTGAGTGGAAGACCTAAGCTACAGCTCTCTCCTGGCCATCATTTCTTGACCTGTCAGGTTGGTGTCCGTGAACAGGCGTGagacgggggctggagagacaactcagtggttaagaacacttcctGTTCTCCTGGAGGAACTGCTTCAGTTGCCAGCTCCCACAGGGCAGTCATAGGCACCTGTGACTCCTGTAACTCCCTGAGGGACCTGattccctctgctggcctctgtggatcCCTGTGTCCATATGGTacacataaaaccacacatagacatataaataaatttttaaaaggtattaaaaacaatgtatgagATCCCGAGTATTCAGTGAAATGACTGCAGATTTGAGGATTTCCTTCTAGAATGAGGCAGAAGAATTACCTATTCATACAGAGCCCTTCTGAGTATTGAGAGTTACAGTAGAATCCTTACTAAAGATTATACAGGGAGACAAGAACCATGGAGGTCTGTTCACTGTCACCACTTGAAGTGTTTCTGACATAGCAGGTTCCTCACAGCAGCCTTCACATCcttgttcctcaggctgtagatgatGGGGTTCAACATGGGGGTCAGCACCCCATAGAAGAGGGAGATGAGCTTGTCTGCGAGGTCCTGCTTGTCTGCCCCCCAGGGGTCCTTGGACTTGGGTTTCCCGTACATGAAGAGGATGGTCCCGTAGAAGATGATCACCACGATGAGGTGGGCAGAGCAGGTGGAGAAggccttcttcctcccctcagcAGAGGGGATCCTCAGGATGGTGGAGAGGATGAAGACATAGGAGACAAAGATGAAGAGGACAGGGACCCCCAAAAAGATTGCATTAGCCACCGCCATGCTGATGACATTGATGGAGATGTCGGCACAGgccagtttcaggacagccaggatctCACAGGTGAAGTGATTGATGACATTGTCCCCACAGAAGGGTAGCTTCATTGCTAGAGATATCTGAACAGTGGCAGTGATGCTTCCAGAGGCCCAGGAGCTGGCAGCCATGGCCATATAGGCAGCCTTGCTCATGACCACTGGGTACCTAAGGGggttgcagatggccacatagcgatcaaaCGCCATCATGCCCAGGAGCACACACTCCGTGGCTCCCATGGCAAAGGAGAGAAACATCTGCACAGCACAGCCTGAGAAGGAGATGGTCTTCCGGGGGGTCAGGAAGCTGTCCAGAATGAGGGGAACCGAGGAGGTGGTGTAGCAGATGTCCAGGAAGGAGAGGTTCcccaggaagaagtacatgggtgtgtgcaggtgGGAGTCGAGGACGGTCACCAGGATGAGTACCCCGTTGCCCAGCAGGATCACCAGGTACGTCAGCAGGATGAGCACGAAGAAGGTCTTCTCTAGCTTTGGGTGGGCAGAGAGGCCCAGGAGGATGAAGTGGGACACAGGGGAGGAGGTGTGGTTGTTACTTTCCATGCTGTCTCTTCTGATAACTGAAGCAAATTCTTAGGTCTGAGTCTGAGTCTGACATCTTTAGTTTTGCACAGGGCCAGGGCATCAGCCCTGCAACTCCAGTGATCAGAAGATGGTTCTGAAAGCCCACGGCAGGGGTTCTTTGCAAGGAGACAAGCAACAAAATCAGTATTGATGATTGTGAGTTAAAGATGCCAACATCACCAATTTGGTTAATTGAATGCATCTGATCAATAAAATGACACCCAAAACCTGTCACTGTGTTCATATTGTGTCCTATATGACAGCTCAGCTGTCACTCAGTGAAGTGACTAAATGTATTTCATGTTACCCGTGCTTTGTGACAGATGTCACATAAGTTGCCTCTCTATAtatctccctctctgtttccctctcttcctcttctccttccttccctttcctttctctttccattctgtttctatcttgtttgtttgtttgtttgttttagtttgttttctgagTCTTACTCAGGCTACCCTGGCTTGCCTtgaaactcatggcaatcctcctgccttagcctcctgagtgctgggattacagttgtaagccaccacacAGCCAAAAGGATAGCTTTGATCCAGGTCCTTCTCAGATAAAACACACCTTGTTTCTATCCATTTGGTTCTAGTAACCACCAGCCCCATTGTTTCTGCCCACTGActtgtcatccatccatccatccatccatccatccatccatccatccgtccatgcTCCATTAATTTACTCACTATTTCTGAATATCCAAGCATAAAAATGCTTGTTGATCAGCCAGTGTGTGGGTGTAATGGTTGCTAAGATGATCTCAAGGACCCAAGGTTGGTCTTAGGTAGACTTACTGCCTTAGTAGAGAGGAAGAACTTAGGGGTTCAGCAAAGGGCATTGGTGAAAGGGACCTCATAGAAGCTCTCTTACTGATAGTGTATTCCACTGTGTCTTTAAGGGAAAGGGAAGGTTGTATAGAGAGAGCTTTAACAAAGCAGGGGGTGTCTTCCTAGGTGACTTTATACTCTGAAAATTCTGACATGTCCCCAATAGTTTTTCTTGAAGATAAATTGAGGGGAGGCCCCAGTAATCCACAATGGTTCCACAATGGATTCCTGGGAACCTAGTTCTtttagacgtgtgtgtgtgtgtgtgtgtgtgtgtgtgtgtgtgtgtgatgtcataCTGctagctttctttccttctggataGGCATCCACAGGCCTCAGTGGATATGAGAGTCCTTGATACTTTGAGTCAGCCTGTCACCCAGACTTCTACTGCAACACTAACTCTACccataaaaatttttttcaacCTTCTGTCCCATTCTAGATCCTTTCCTGAACAACATTGGCACACTGCCTTTCAGTTCCTGGTTGTGAAAGAGCTCAGTAAATTCCCAATCAGCCTACTGTATGTTTGTAGAACTGTGGAACATCAGGAAATTCTCCACATGTAAGGAGCCAGCATTCTCTCACACATATGATTGTGTCTTTCTCCTCCTTCAACTGCCTGAGCTTGTGGAAGGTCACCGTGAGATGGGAACCTTCTGAGTTACAGGCCAGTCTACCAAGCGGGGTGCGCCCGGGAACTCAGACTAACAGACTTTATAAGTCTCTTGACTCTCAGTTTTCTCAGATCCCAGAGGGGTCCAATCGGGCCCCCAGCCTTGGTCATACCCTTGAAActgcttcatttattttcttcttaagtaCAGTCTGTATAAAGTCAAGTCAAACACTAGGAATACTGACATGCTAATGAGAGGTTGAAGTTGGCTTTTATGGGAATCCTTACTTACCTTATTCAGAAACCTATTGAGAAGGGCTACTTGAAGCTaaggaagttccaggccagaaatAGCCACAGAGGTTTAAGGGGCCCAGGCAGGAAGATGTCACCTCTGATATGAAGAAAAAGCTCAAAGTTT is a window encoding:
- the LOC127680729 gene encoding olfactory receptor 13C7-like, yielding MESNNHTSSPVSHFILLGLSAHPKLEKTFFVLILLTYLVILLGNGVLILVTVLDSHLHTPMYFFLGNLSFLDICYTTSSVPLILDSFLTPRKTISFSGCAVQMFLSFAMGATECVLLGMMAFDRYVAICNPLRYPVVMSKAAYMAMAASSWASGSITATVQISLAMKLPFCGDNVINHFTCEILAVLKLACADISINVISMAVANAIFLGVPVLFIFVSYVFILSTILRIPSAEGRKKAFSTCSAHLIVVIIFYGTILFMYGKPKSKDPWGADKQDLADKLISLFYGVLTPMLNPIIYSLRNKDVKAAVRNLLCQKHFKW